Proteins encoded together in one Planctomyces sp. SH-PL14 window:
- a CDS encoding efflux RND transporter periplasmic adaptor subunit: protein MARPAVAAEEPRRAAAEVESVPARLLFVDRHSLAFERAGVLAEVAAEGSCVRRGEVVARLKAEVAAAALAVARARVANEAEVVAARLQFQAAEAEFEAAQAANSRAPALTSLSLPPVSLNVFESTALNRLRLARETAAAEIERARKEQTVQERSRDQAAAELESFRLLSPLDGLVTRGFKRQGEGAQGGETVLEVLSTRRIRVEADIQVAQTARLAVGEEIDVLVTRIPGDEAGQETRRARLGFVDPTVERVSQTVRVWADIDNGDNRLREGLPAKLLLPGRGPAAGTAR, encoded by the coding sequence GTGGCACGGCCCGCGGTCGCCGCGGAGGAACCGCGCCGCGCTGCCGCGGAGGTCGAGTCCGTTCCCGCCCGGCTCCTCTTCGTCGACCGGCACTCACTGGCGTTCGAACGGGCCGGCGTCCTGGCCGAGGTCGCGGCCGAAGGAAGCTGCGTCCGACGGGGCGAGGTGGTCGCCCGGTTGAAGGCCGAGGTCGCGGCGGCCGCGCTGGCGGTGGCCCGGGCCCGCGTCGCGAATGAGGCAGAAGTCGTCGCGGCCCGATTGCAGTTCCAGGCGGCGGAGGCGGAGTTCGAGGCCGCTCAGGCCGCCAACTCCCGCGCGCCGGCGCTGACCAGCCTGTCCCTCCCGCCGGTGTCCCTCAACGTCTTCGAGTCGACCGCGCTGAATCGGCTGCGGCTGGCCCGGGAAACCGCGGCGGCCGAGATCGAAAGGGCCCGGAAGGAACAGACCGTCCAGGAGCGCTCCCGCGACCAGGCGGCGGCGGAGTTGGAGTCGTTTCGGCTGCTCTCTCCCCTGGACGGACTGGTGACGCGAGGCTTCAAGCGGCAGGGGGAAGGAGCCCAGGGAGGAGAGACGGTTCTGGAAGTCCTCTCGACCCGGAGGATCCGCGTGGAGGCGGACATCCAGGTGGCCCAGACCGCGCGGCTCGCGGTTGGAGAGGAGATCGACGTGCTCGTCACCCGCATCCCCGGGGACGAGGCGGGTCAGGAGACGCGCCGCGCGAGACTCGGCTTCGTCGATCCGACCGTCGAGCGGGTCTCGCAGACCGTGCGGGTCTGGGCCGACATCGACAATGGGGACAACCGCCTTCGGGAAGGGCTCCCAGCGAAACTCCTGCTTCCGGGCCGCGGACCGGCGGCCGGGACCGCGCGCTGA
- a CDS encoding DUF1559 domain-containing protein: MSKRRGFTLIELLVVIAIIAVLVAILLPAVQQAREAARASQCRNNLKQLGIALHSYHETMGVLPPGHIGRCTTPQLNTSGLTMLLPYLDQGTLYNKMNFSTAMTTYNSTAQPTPAHVDPVTSGNAPLEKTIIRTFLCPSDAGNPILTETTAHYGISATNTGTGGAKTSYDFVTAGSGFISTCENWLTTTLTIRRMFGDNTAVRLTDVKDGTSNTAAISETCLDVYNGRPPAWAYRGWVMVGIDLATYPINLWYYAPTNIQNPPGKLASWAYPGSTHVGGLHLLMGDGAVRFVTENIDTSTKQRLAYIADGLLLGDF, from the coding sequence ATGTCTAAACGTCGCGGGTTCACGCTCATTGAGCTGCTGGTCGTCATCGCCATCATCGCCGTGCTTGTGGCGATCCTGCTTCCTGCCGTCCAGCAGGCCCGCGAGGCGGCCCGAGCCAGCCAGTGCCGGAACAACCTGAAGCAGCTCGGCATCGCGCTCCACAGCTACCATGAAACGATGGGCGTTCTCCCCCCCGGGCACATCGGCCGCTGCACCACCCCGCAGCTGAACACGTCGGGGCTGACGATGCTCCTCCCCTACCTGGATCAGGGGACGCTCTACAACAAGATGAACTTCAGCACGGCGATGACGACGTACAACAGTACGGCCCAGCCGACTCCCGCTCACGTGGATCCGGTCACCTCCGGCAATGCTCCCCTCGAGAAGACGATCATCCGGACGTTTCTCTGTCCGTCGGATGCGGGAAATCCGATCCTGACCGAGACGACGGCGCACTACGGGATCTCGGCCACCAACACCGGCACGGGCGGGGCCAAGACGAGCTATGACTTTGTCACGGCCGGCTCCGGGTTCATCTCGACCTGCGAGAACTGGCTGACGACGACGCTGACGATCCGCCGGATGTTCGGTGACAACACCGCGGTTCGCCTCACCGACGTCAAGGACGGAACGAGCAACACCGCCGCGATCTCCGAGACCTGCCTCGATGTCTACAACGGCCGGCCGCCGGCGTGGGCTTACCGCGGCTGGGTCATGGTCGGGATCGATCTGGCGACGTACCCGATCAACCTCTGGTACTACGCTCCGACCAACATTCAGAACCCCCCCGGCAAGCTCGCCAGCTGGGCCTATCCGGGAAGCACCCACGTCGGGGGACTCCATCTCCTGATGGGGGACGGGGCGGTCCGGTTCGTGACCGAAAACATCGACACCAGCACGAAGCAGCGCCTGGCCTACATTGCCGACGGCCTGCTGCTCGGGGATTTCTAA
- a CDS encoding biotin/lipoyl-binding protein: MRAESPQAVWLSWARQRAEELRDAPGNGPARIARFFDAASDGEHLAAAFLWQQEAPGRFQLVASGGVSRLVAAGGRLLLEGGHMDAVRAAFQSGTVSTAEWSTPAGTDVRIVRRRVDWAAGRTVVLELAFPAAAPHDPEWQTLVCSEIGALLSRLDAAPVPAPAAAADPFWEPFSAFVLSLQQSLSVSAVAQVAANDGRVLLECDRISVALRTGSSCRVAAVSGQESLQNRANLVRRLATLAREASRYGEPVLYEGTLDGFPSFLADPLAGFLEESRSRMVTILPLRKNVPHERIEQDLVDRRRPPAGEVIGCLVLEQFSESAPTDLVRARGVLVAEQVAAALSNARDHETIFLLPLWKAVGRACRWGRGRRLALAGAVCALLALVGGALAFVPWEYRVEARGQAMPAVQHEIFAPWDGIVVDVSAENGQTVERGTVLAVLRSDDLETELLEAENVVREKQKQIESLGQQRERAGARGNEEEALRLAGELRKVEIELEGTRLRRAKVLSRKEGLVVRSPANGCVATFQTRQNLLDRPVKRGDLLLQIMDVDGPWRLELDVPEYRMGHLLEAHRGPGTAPAAPVPPVEVEFVAATAVTQVKRGALSAIGSRSNESQEKGSVVEVFVEIVPNDLPGRRIGAEVTARLHCGPRSLGYVLFGDLLEFVQRKLWW, translated from the coding sequence ATGAGGGCGGAGTCGCCGCAGGCCGTATGGCTTTCCTGGGCGCGACAGCGGGCTGAGGAGCTGAGAGACGCTCCGGGGAACGGCCCGGCGCGGATTGCCCGCTTCTTCGACGCGGCATCGGACGGCGAGCACCTGGCGGCCGCCTTCCTGTGGCAGCAGGAGGCTCCGGGCCGGTTCCAACTCGTCGCCAGCGGCGGCGTTAGCCGTCTCGTCGCCGCGGGAGGCCGCCTGCTGTTGGAGGGGGGGCACATGGACGCCGTCCGGGCCGCCTTCCAGTCGGGAACGGTCAGCACGGCCGAATGGAGCACGCCGGCCGGAACGGATGTCCGGATTGTCCGGCGACGTGTCGATTGGGCAGCGGGGCGAACGGTCGTCCTCGAACTCGCCTTCCCGGCGGCCGCCCCGCATGACCCGGAATGGCAGACTCTTGTCTGCAGCGAAATCGGCGCGCTCCTGAGCCGCCTCGACGCGGCTCCCGTTCCGGCGCCGGCTGCGGCCGCCGATCCGTTCTGGGAACCGTTCAGCGCGTTCGTGCTCTCGCTGCAGCAGAGCCTCTCGGTCTCCGCCGTGGCCCAGGTCGCCGCCAACGACGGCCGCGTCCTGCTGGAGTGCGACCGGATCAGCGTCGCCCTTCGCACGGGATCGTCCTGCCGCGTGGCGGCGGTGAGCGGACAGGAGTCCCTGCAGAATCGGGCGAACCTCGTCCGGCGGCTGGCAACCCTGGCTCGCGAGGCGTCCAGATACGGAGAGCCGGTCCTCTACGAGGGGACGCTCGACGGGTTCCCCTCGTTTCTGGCGGACCCGCTGGCAGGGTTCCTTGAGGAGAGCCGGTCCCGGATGGTGACGATCCTCCCGCTGCGGAAGAACGTCCCGCACGAACGGATCGAACAGGACCTCGTCGATCGCCGCCGCCCCCCGGCGGGCGAGGTGATCGGTTGCCTGGTCCTGGAGCAGTTCTCGGAGAGCGCCCCGACGGACCTCGTCCGTGCCCGGGGCGTGCTCGTGGCGGAACAGGTCGCGGCCGCTCTGAGCAATGCCCGCGACCACGAGACGATCTTCCTTCTACCGCTATGGAAAGCGGTCGGCCGCGCCTGCCGGTGGGGCCGCGGACGACGGCTGGCCCTGGCCGGAGCGGTCTGTGCCCTCTTGGCCCTCGTCGGGGGGGCGCTCGCCTTCGTCCCCTGGGAGTACCGGGTCGAAGCCCGCGGCCAGGCGATGCCGGCGGTCCAGCACGAGATCTTCGCTCCGTGGGACGGGATCGTGGTGGATGTCTCGGCCGAGAACGGCCAGACCGTGGAGCGGGGGACCGTGCTGGCGGTGTTGCGGAGCGACGACCTGGAGACCGAGCTTCTCGAGGCGGAGAACGTCGTTCGCGAGAAACAGAAGCAGATCGAGTCCCTGGGGCAGCAACGGGAGCGGGCCGGAGCGCGCGGCAACGAAGAGGAGGCCCTGCGTCTGGCGGGCGAACTCCGCAAGGTGGAGATTGAACTGGAAGGGACCCGGCTACGCCGCGCGAAGGTCCTCAGCCGAAAAGAGGGCCTCGTCGTTCGATCGCCCGCCAATGGATGCGTGGCGACCTTCCAGACGCGACAGAACCTGCTGGACCGTCCGGTCAAGCGGGGCGACCTCCTGCTGCAGATTATGGACGTTGACGGACCGTGGCGGCTGGAGCTCGACGTCCCGGAGTACCGGATGGGGCACCTCTTGGAGGCCCACCGCGGGCCGGGGACCGCCCCGGCCGCCCCGGTGCCCCCGGTCGAAGTCGAGTTCGTGGCGGCGACGGCGGTCACGCAGGTGAAGCGAGGGGCGCTCTCCGCCATCGGGAGCCGGTCCAACGAATCCCAGGAGAAGGGGAGCGTCGTCGAAGTCTTCGTGGAGATCGTTCCCAACGACCTGCCGGGTCGGAGGATCGGGGCCGAGGTGACCGCCCGGCTGCACTGCGGTCCGCGGAGCCTCGGTTACGTGCTGTTCGGCGACCTGCTGGAGTTCGTGCAGCGGAAGCTATGGTGGTGA
- a CDS encoding DEAD/DEAH box helicase, whose protein sequence is MFNRIRTSCWEWTAERILRKAKQLEQCSSDRLERDRAELGGAVRRRQPVSSIIGEVFALGIETTRRVLGKRHYPVQVMGAIALARGFVAEMQTGEGKTLTAVLPTLLHALAGKGCHVLTANEYLARRDAAEMARIFAELGLTTGCVLDDMDDDARRTAYACDITYGTAAQIGFDFLRDRLKRGPHPDEAAPKGAAGGWRESRVQRGLHMALIDEIDSVLIDEAKTPLIIGIEDRDRPEIESLYRWADHCARTFDPAEDFQVDPRTRQVDLTDLGSRKVTLLSKPLALDQIDSETICLHVERALTAHRVFHRDRDYVVREEEIAIVDEGTGRIMEGRKWQDGLHQAIEVKERAPLSAQTGCAARITVQSLFRRYEHLAGMTGTAGPARREFRSVYRLPVVRIPTHRRCLRFGLPPRVFPTLRAKWEAVAESTLQGIATGRAVLIGTPSVEASQGLSRILAEAGVEHEVLNAIRHAEEAPIVARAGEAGRVTVATNMAGRGTDILLAESVRRAGGLHVIATELHSSARIDRQLVGRAGRQGDPGSFQFFLSLEDELLRTLPPSRLARLRKGGQASGSSELAPEWARLFETAQRRIEIGQSRQRRQLLTTERQRAQRYHYLRLDPFLELTE, encoded by the coding sequence ATGTTCAATCGCATTCGCACATCGTGCTGGGAATGGACCGCGGAACGGATCCTCCGAAAGGCAAAACAACTCGAGCAATGCTCGAGCGACCGGCTCGAACGGGATCGTGCGGAACTGGGGGGCGCCGTCCGGCGCCGGCAACCGGTCTCTTCGATCATCGGCGAGGTCTTCGCGCTTGGCATCGAGACGACGCGGCGCGTGCTGGGCAAGAGGCACTATCCCGTCCAGGTCATGGGGGCGATCGCCCTGGCACGGGGGTTCGTGGCCGAGATGCAGACCGGTGAAGGGAAGACGTTGACCGCCGTCCTGCCGACATTGCTGCACGCCCTGGCCGGCAAAGGCTGCCATGTCCTGACCGCCAACGAATACCTCGCCCGCCGCGACGCCGCCGAGATGGCCCGGATCTTTGCGGAACTGGGGCTCACGACCGGCTGCGTCCTCGACGACATGGACGATGACGCCCGCCGGACCGCCTACGCCTGCGACATCACCTATGGAACCGCCGCCCAGATCGGCTTCGATTTCCTCCGGGACCGCCTGAAACGGGGCCCCCATCCCGACGAAGCCGCCCCCAAGGGGGCGGCCGGAGGGTGGCGCGAGTCGAGAGTTCAGCGCGGACTTCACATGGCCCTAATCGACGAAATCGACAGCGTCCTGATCGACGAGGCGAAGACGCCGCTGATCATCGGCATCGAAGACCGGGACCGGCCGGAGATCGAGAGCCTGTACCGGTGGGCCGATCACTGCGCCCGGACCTTCGACCCGGCGGAGGATTTCCAGGTCGATCCCCGCACGAGACAGGTCGACCTGACGGACCTGGGCAGCCGCAAGGTGACGCTCCTCTCCAAACCGCTTGCCCTGGACCAGATCGATTCGGAGACGATCTGCCTGCACGTCGAACGGGCATTGACCGCGCATCGCGTTTTCCACCGGGATCGGGACTACGTCGTACGGGAAGAGGAGATCGCGATCGTCGACGAGGGGACGGGCCGGATCATGGAGGGGCGGAAGTGGCAGGACGGACTCCATCAGGCGATCGAGGTCAAGGAACGGGCCCCCTTGTCCGCCCAGACAGGCTGTGCGGCGCGGATCACCGTCCAGTCGCTGTTTCGACGCTACGAGCATCTGGCCGGGATGACCGGGACCGCCGGTCCCGCGCGGCGGGAGTTCCGGAGTGTCTATCGGCTCCCCGTCGTGCGGATCCCGACGCACCGCCGCTGCCTGCGGTTCGGACTTCCCCCCCGCGTCTTCCCGACGCTCCGGGCGAAATGGGAGGCGGTCGCGGAATCGACCCTCCAGGGGATCGCGACGGGACGGGCCGTTCTGATCGGGACTCCTTCCGTCGAGGCGTCGCAGGGGCTGAGCCGCATCCTCGCGGAGGCGGGCGTCGAGCATGAGGTCCTCAATGCGATCCGGCACGCCGAGGAAGCCCCCATCGTCGCGAGGGCGGGCGAAGCGGGACGGGTCACGGTGGCGACCAATATGGCGGGACGCGGGACCGACATCCTCCTCGCCGAATCGGTCCGCCGCGCCGGCGGGCTGCATGTCATCGCCACGGAGCTCCACAGCTCGGCCCGGATCGACCGCCAGCTGGTCGGCCGCGCGGGCCGACAGGGGGATCCGGGGAGTTTTCAGTTCTTTCTATCACTGGAGGACGAGCTGCTCCGCACCCTCCCTCCGTCGCGGCTCGCCCGCCTGCGGAAGGGGGGGCAGGCGTCGGGCTCGTCCGAGCTGGCTCCCGAGTGGGCCCGCCTCTTCGAGACAGCCCAGCGCCGCATCGAGATCGGGCAGTCGCGCCAGCGTCGACAACTGCTGACCACCGAGAGACAGCGGGCCCAGCGCTACCACTACCTCAGACTGGACCCGTTCCTGGAGCTTACGGAATAA
- a CDS encoding ClpP family protease, whose product MSRSKIHAGPRVPRSRPAEPKEREEDWEIVLNGELDEKSQDLAQRLMELPRRSRGTIFFDSCGGSAFVGLALASLIRLRGLKADGVVAGECSSAALLPFAACERRFVTPHSTLLFHPLRWQSEESVRLEEAAEWARHFQILENDMDALLVRFLGCPAETITRWTRPGRFVSGQELVEAGIARTVTLFDGDLWAQIGKS is encoded by the coding sequence ATGTCCCGATCCAAGATCCACGCCGGTCCCCGCGTCCCCCGTTCGCGTCCCGCCGAACCGAAGGAGCGGGAAGAGGACTGGGAGATCGTCCTCAACGGCGAGCTCGACGAAAAATCGCAGGACCTCGCGCAGCGGCTGATGGAGCTTCCCCGGCGGTCGCGGGGGACGATCTTCTTCGACTCCTGCGGCGGGAGCGCCTTCGTCGGGCTGGCTCTGGCGTCGCTGATCCGGCTCCGCGGCCTCAAGGCGGACGGCGTCGTGGCGGGGGAGTGTTCGTCGGCGGCCCTGCTGCCGTTTGCGGCGTGCGAGCGGCGGTTTGTGACGCCGCACTCGACGCTCCTGTTCCACCCGCTCCGGTGGCAGAGCGAGGAGAGCGTCCGGCTGGAAGAGGCGGCCGAGTGGGCCCGGCACTTTCAGATCCTGGAGAACGACATGGACGCGCTGCTGGTCCGGTTCCTGGGCTGTCCGGCGGAGACGATCACCCGCTGGACCCGCCCCGGCCGGTTCGTCAGCGGTCAGGAACTTGTTGAGGCGGGGATCGCCCGAACCGTGACGCTGTTCGACGGCGACCTGTGGGCCCAGATCGGCAAGTCGTGA
- a CDS encoding peroxiredoxin: MASLQVGDLVPDLSGTDQSGRTVRLSDFRGQCVVLFFYPKNNTPVCTQEACRFRDLHEEFVEENTVVIGVSGDSEASHQQFADKQRLPYVLISDSAGTWRGAFGVPRMLALFPGRVTYVVDPEGRIRHITNSAMNAQRHVDEAREAVRAIRGQAGG, translated from the coding sequence ATGGCATCCCTCCAGGTTGGTGACCTTGTTCCGGATCTGTCGGGGACGGACCAGTCGGGGCGGACGGTCCGGCTCTCGGATTTTCGCGGGCAGTGCGTTGTGTTGTTCTTCTATCCCAAGAACAACACGCCCGTTTGCACGCAGGAGGCCTGCCGGTTCCGCGATCTCCATGAGGAGTTTGTGGAGGAGAACACGGTGGTCATTGGTGTCAGTGGTGACTCGGAGGCTTCGCATCAGCAGTTCGCCGACAAGCAGCGGCTTCCGTACGTTCTGATCAGCGACTCGGCGGGGACGTGGCGGGGGGCCTTTGGTGTTCCCCGGATGCTGGCGCTGTTTCCTGGTCGCGTGACCTATGTGGTTGATCCGGAGGGCCGGATCCGGCACATCACGAACTCCGCGATGAATGCGCAGCGGCATGTTGACGAGGCGAGGGAGGCGGTGCGGGCGATTCGGGGCCAAGCGGGCGGGTAG
- a CDS encoding carboxypeptidase-like regulatory domain-containing protein — MKRTAALFLVVGLFGCGGAPPAKPLPTTVPVSGKVTLNGQPLADAMVTFRPDGETKGVDSLGMTNTAGEFSLDQIRGGQGASPGTYRVTVNRFVAADGKPVVLDAATPPADAGAVESLPAKYSSAGETTLKATVAQTGNDGLKFELKK; from the coding sequence ATGAAACGAACTGCTGCGCTGTTTCTCGTTGTCGGACTGTTCGGATGCGGCGGGGCTCCCCCGGCCAAGCCTCTGCCGACGACCGTTCCCGTGTCGGGCAAGGTGACCCTGAACGGTCAGCCCCTGGCCGATGCCATGGTGACCTTCCGTCCCGACGGTGAGACCAAGGGGGTCGACAGCCTGGGGATGACCAACACGGCCGGGGAGTTCAGCCTCGACCAGATCCGTGGCGGCCAGGGGGCGTCGCCGGGAACCTATCGCGTCACGGTCAACCGCTTCGTCGCGGCCGACGGGAAGCCCGTTGTGCTCGATGCCGCGACGCCGCCCGCCGATGCGGGGGCCGTGGAGTCGCTGCCGGCCAAGTACAGCAGTGCCGGCGAAACGACCCTGAAGGCGACAGTGGCTCAGACCGGGAATGACGGTCTCAAGTTCGAATTGAAGAAGTAG
- a CDS encoding alpha/beta hydrolase-fold protein has protein sequence MLPAAVRFFVTAAAVTTALFLSPTVRAAEPAGIGFQTKTFHDDQGDHAYSVYVPPNYTSRDRWPVVLFLHGAGERGTDGVRPTRVGLGEVIRDELASKQPPFPAIVVFPQVPLGGRIHKAWSPDRPAGERALAILSEVEKTYHTDPARRILTGWSMGGFGVWSLATAHPDHWSAILPIAGGGGDDQDRLAALKGARLWAFHGAQDEIVLPEETKASIEALRRAGGSPGFTELPVGHDSWEMVYRQPQVRAWMLSADAPVPESVDWPPASPSRVQRTDEPFETAFIVPQAVGLRLGNDALGAIGHGLPGLMPADSLKGELEPIIKTFDVKGDAYRAEFRGLTFAGALTSADLRACRDACLELSLGLERLTLRVADVAIHSRTLDAQAGPIQVVLGHQRAVPMTIRVRPVIENGKLRLHHDGTSFRVQDDNWYVTRPERIVRRGTGLGEYELTTGIVGGVYLQKEAIEAEIKAVVPRMLAQLEERLALDVPSSLSSLLWPLPVQSPRLRIQPQQLWIDGTGLSVVGTGLIGSSLPSPHAPRTLAGSDITLATLPADAGLSILASPWLVEAGSTMQVEQGMARINVLDLPEAAFHSLATPALWPGLSPERGETQLDVELEILAPMRLELTGGPDRAKNPGDADSISATLVAPVAALTPCRIDGTRLVERQVRFRVEHDLTVRLERPSPAKRVLQTAWSTEPRVTPESPESDVRPVVESFRTAWIAWTTSRSQAEPVKDIEMGGSRLRLQSLGSRPTRLELGMVPPPLRIVNEGRRPFVYRVRTPESYWSDWHDLPPRRAHEYPGGTPIEWRMRNGLHGQVLPGSEIRVDETGPRETTSLPDGRP, from the coding sequence ATGTTGCCCGCCGCCGTCCGCTTTTTCGTCACCGCCGCGGCGGTCACGACAGCGCTGTTCCTGTCCCCGACGGTCCGCGCCGCGGAGCCAGCGGGAATCGGCTTTCAGACGAAGACATTCCACGACGATCAGGGAGACCACGCCTACTCGGTCTACGTCCCCCCGAACTACACCTCCCGCGACCGCTGGCCCGTCGTTCTCTTCCTCCACGGCGCTGGAGAGCGGGGAACGGACGGCGTCCGCCCCACCCGGGTCGGCCTCGGCGAAGTGATCCGGGACGAGCTCGCGAGCAAGCAACCGCCGTTTCCCGCGATCGTCGTCTTTCCTCAGGTTCCTCTCGGCGGCCGGATCCACAAAGCCTGGTCCCCCGACCGCCCCGCGGGCGAGCGTGCCCTGGCGATCCTGTCGGAGGTCGAGAAGACCTACCACACCGACCCCGCGCGACGGATCCTGACCGGCTGGTCGATGGGAGGCTTCGGCGTCTGGTCCCTCGCGACGGCGCATCCCGACCATTGGTCCGCCATCCTGCCGATCGCCGGCGGCGGAGGCGATGACCAGGACCGACTCGCCGCGCTCAAGGGCGCCCGGCTCTGGGCCTTTCATGGAGCGCAGGACGAGATCGTCCTCCCCGAGGAAACGAAGGCCAGCATCGAGGCCCTTCGCCGGGCCGGAGGAAGTCCGGGCTTCACCGAGCTGCCGGTCGGACACGACTCCTGGGAGATGGTCTACCGTCAGCCGCAGGTTCGAGCCTGGATGCTCTCCGCCGATGCCCCCGTTCCTGAATCGGTCGACTGGCCGCCGGCGTCCCCGTCGCGCGTCCAGCGGACGGATGAACCGTTCGAGACCGCGTTCATCGTCCCCCAGGCGGTCGGCCTGCGGCTCGGGAACGACGCCCTGGGGGCCATCGGTCACGGCCTGCCGGGCCTGATGCCCGCCGATTCCCTGAAAGGGGAGCTCGAGCCGATCATCAAGACGTTCGACGTCAAAGGGGACGCCTACCGCGCGGAGTTCCGCGGCCTGACCTTCGCCGGCGCCCTGACGAGCGCCGACCTGCGGGCCTGCCGGGACGCCTGCCTCGAACTGTCGCTGGGATTGGAACGGCTCACGCTCCGGGTCGCGGACGTGGCGATCCACAGCCGGACCCTCGACGCCCAGGCGGGACCGATCCAGGTCGTCCTCGGACATCAGCGGGCGGTGCCGATGACGATCCGTGTCCGACCCGTGATCGAGAACGGAAAGCTGCGGCTGCACCACGACGGCACCTCGTTCCGCGTCCAGGATGACAACTGGTACGTCACCCGCCCGGAGCGGATCGTCCGCCGCGGGACCGGCCTCGGCGAGTACGAGTTGACGACCGGCATCGTCGGCGGCGTCTATCTTCAGAAAGAAGCGATCGAAGCCGAGATCAAGGCGGTCGTCCCGCGGATGCTCGCGCAGCTCGAAGAGCGGCTCGCGCTCGACGTCCCGTCGAGCCTCTCGTCGCTCCTGTGGCCTCTCCCGGTGCAGTCCCCCCGGTTGCGGATTCAGCCGCAGCAGCTCTGGATCGACGGCACCGGTCTCTCGGTCGTCGGAACGGGACTGATCGGCAGCTCCCTCCCTTCGCCCCATGCTCCGCGAACGCTGGCCGGCAGCGACATCACGCTCGCGACGCTCCCCGCCGACGCCGGCTTGTCGATCCTCGCCTCGCCGTGGCTGGTCGAGGCGGGTTCGACGATGCAGGTCGAGCAGGGGATGGCCCGGATCAACGTCCTCGACCTGCCGGAGGCGGCCTTTCACTCTCTCGCCACCCCGGCGCTCTGGCCCGGGCTTTCCCCCGAGCGGGGCGAGACGCAGCTCGATGTCGAGCTCGAAATCCTGGCCCCGATGCGGCTGGAGCTCACCGGTGGGCCGGACAGGGCCAAGAACCCCGGCGATGCGGACTCGATCAGCGCCACGCTCGTCGCCCCCGTCGCCGCGCTGACCCCGTGCCGCATCGACGGAACGCGTCTCGTCGAGCGTCAGGTCCGGTTCCGCGTCGAGCACGATCTGACGGTCCGCCTCGAGCGCCCGAGTCCCGCGAAGCGTGTCCTGCAGACGGCCTGGTCGACCGAGCCCCGCGTCACCCCGGAATCGCCGGAGAGCGATGTGCGGCCGGTCGTGGAATCGTTCCGTACGGCCTGGATTGCCTGGACGACTTCCCGCTCCCAGGCGGAGCCGGTGAAGGACATCGAGATGGGCGGGTCCCGGCTGCGGCTGCAGTCGCTCGGATCCCGCCCGACGCGTCTGGAGCTCGGAATGGTTCCGCCGCCCCTCCGGATCGTGAACGAGGGACGCCGGCCGTTCGTCTACCGGGTCCGGACGCCGGAGTCCTACTGGTCGGACTGGCACGACCTCCCTCCCCGCCGCGCCCATGAGTACCCTGGCGGCACGCCGATCGAATGGCGGATGCGGAACGGACTTCATGGCCAGGTGCTGCCGGGTTCCGAGATCCGCGTCGACGAGACGGGACCGCGTGAAACAACGTCCTTGCCGGACGGACGTCCTTAG